From the Labeo rohita strain BAU-BD-2019 unplaced genomic scaffold, IGBB_LRoh.1.0 scaffold_780, whole genome shotgun sequence genome, one window contains:
- the LOC127161942 gene encoding C-type mannose receptor 2-like isoform X3, translating into MCLSSAVVSSSLRQYHFVDQKKTWTEAQRYCRENHTDLVTINDMQEQNDIKQLLNSNSERVWIGLRSTDTWIWSLSDPASYRANESQYRNWSDNQPQGDGDCVYMDCGNGQKGQWHDAKCTEALHFICYNDKLVLIRENKTWTEALRHCRNNDMDLVSVDSEQMQQRVKMSITKANVSDHVWLGLRHSSVLGIWFWVNGQTVCYDQWAPDYNKDLNKCDTTVRTGAIRTSDNKWISRPETDTYNFICSK; encoded by the exons ATGTGTCTCTCCTCAGCCGTGGTCAGTTCGTCTCTGCGTCAGTATCACTTTGTGGATCAGAAGAAGACCTGGACTGAAGCTCAGAGATACTGCAGAGAGAACCACACAGATCTGGTCACTATCAATGACATGCAAGAACAGAATGACATAAAACAGCTCTTAAACAGTAACTCTGAGCGTGTCTGGATTGGCCTGAGAAGCACAGACACATGGATATGGTCTCTGAGTGATCCTGCCTCCTACAGAGCAAATGAGTCTCAGTATAGGAACTGGTCAGACAATCAACCACAAGGAGATGGAGACTGTGTTTACATGGATTGTGGGAATGGACAGAAAGGACAATGGCATGATGCAAAGTGTACCGAAGCACTTCATTTCATCTGCTATAATG ATAAACTGGTTCTGATCCGAGAGAATAAGACGTGGACTGAAGCTCTGAGACACTGCAGAAACAATGACATGGACCTGGTGTCGGTGGATTCGGAGCAGATGCAGCAGCGGGTGAAGATGTCGATCACGAAAGCGAACGTTTCTGATCACGTGTGGCTGGGTCTGCGTCACTCCAGCGTACTGGGAATCTGGTTCTGGGTCAACGGTCAGACCGTGTGCTACGATCAGTGGGCTCCTGATTACAACAAAGATCTGAACAAATGCGATACGACGGTCAGAACCGGAGCCATTCGGACCAGCGATAATAAATGGATCAGTCGCCCTGAAACTGACACATACAACTTCATCTGCAGCAAGTGA
- the LOC127161942 gene encoding C-type mannose receptor 2-like isoform X1, whose amino-acid sequence MCLSSAVVSSSLRQYHFVDQKKTWTEAQRYCRENHTDLVTINDMQEQNDIKQLLNSNSERVWIGLRSTDTWIWSLSDPASYRANESQYRNWSDNQPQGDGDCVYMDCGNGQKGQWHDAKCTEALHFICYNDSSKEFVPVMEEKTWTDAQKYCRQYHTDLASVKNQSENDQIQNIITSTKQAWIGLHRLWVWSDNSTSTFTHWKPGEPNENNNRHNICTSIDIKHYPRQWTDEKCSEEYPFVCYDDKLVLIRENKTWTEALRHCRNNDMDLVSVDSEQMQQRVKMSITKANVSDHVWLGLRHSSVLGIWFWVNGQTVCYDQWAPDYNKDLNKCDTTVRTGAIRTSDNKWISRPETDTYNFICSK is encoded by the exons ATGTGTCTCTCCTCAGCCGTGGTCAGTTCGTCTCTGCGTCAGTATCACTTTGTGGATCAGAAGAAGACCTGGACTGAAGCTCAGAGATACTGCAGAGAGAACCACACAGATCTGGTCACTATCAATGACATGCAAGAACAGAATGACATAAAACAGCTCTTAAACAGTAACTCTGAGCGTGTCTGGATTGGCCTGAGAAGCACAGACACATGGATATGGTCTCTGAGTGATCCTGCCTCCTACAGAGCAAATGAGTCTCAGTATAGGAACTGGTCAGACAATCAACCACAAGGAGATGGAGACTGTGTTTACATGGATTGTGGGAATGGACAGAAAGGACAATGGCATGATGCAAAGTGTACCGAAGCACTTCATTTCATCTGCTATAATG ACAGCAGTAAAGAATTTGTCCCTGTAATGGAGGAAAAGACCTGGACAGATGCTCAGAAATACTGCAGACAGTATCACACAGATCTGGCCAGTGTGAAGAACCAGAGTGAGAATGATCAGATTCAGAACATCATAACTTCAACTAAACAAGCCTGGATTGGTCTGCACAGACTCTGGGTTTGGTCAGACAACAGCACCTCCACATTCACACACTGGAAACCTGGTGAACCCAATGAAAACAATAACAGACACAACATCTGCACATCGATTGATATCAAACATTACCCAAGACAATGGACAGATGAGAAGTGTTCAGAGGAATATCCCTTTGTGTGTTATGATG ATAAACTGGTTCTGATCCGAGAGAATAAGACGTGGACTGAAGCTCTGAGACACTGCAGAAACAATGACATGGACCTGGTGTCGGTGGATTCGGAGCAGATGCAGCAGCGGGTGAAGATGTCGATCACGAAAGCGAACGTTTCTGATCACGTGTGGCTGGGTCTGCGTCACTCCAGCGTACTGGGAATCTGGTTCTGGGTCAACGGTCAGACCGTGTGCTACGATCAGTGGGCTCCTGATTACAACAAAGATCTGAACAAATGCGATACGACGGTCAGAACCGGAGCCATTCGGACCAGCGATAATAAATGGATCAGTCGCCCTGAAACTGACACATACAACTTCATCTGCAGCAAGTGA
- the LOC127161942 gene encoding C-type mannose receptor 2-like isoform X2: MQEQNDIKQLLNSNSERVWIGLRSTDTWIWSLSDPASYRANESQYRNWSDNQPQGDGDCVYMDCGNGQKGQWHDAKCTEALHFICYNDSSKEFVPVMEEKTWTDAQKYCRQYHTDLASVKNQSENDQIQNIITSTKQAWIGLHRLWVWSDNSTSTFTHWKPGEPNENNNRHNICTSIDIKHYPRQWTDEKCSEEYPFVCYDDKLVLIRENKTWTEALRHCRNNDMDLVSVDSEQMQQRVKMSITKANVSDHVWLGLRHSSVLGIWFWVNGQTVCYDQWAPDYNKDLNKCDTTVRTGAIRTSDNKWISRPETDTYNFICSK, from the exons ATGCAAGAACAGAATGACATAAAACAGCTCTTAAACAGTAACTCTGAGCGTGTCTGGATTGGCCTGAGAAGCACAGACACATGGATATGGTCTCTGAGTGATCCTGCCTCCTACAGAGCAAATGAGTCTCAGTATAGGAACTGGTCAGACAATCAACCACAAGGAGATGGAGACTGTGTTTACATGGATTGTGGGAATGGACAGAAAGGACAATGGCATGATGCAAAGTGTACCGAAGCACTTCATTTCATCTGCTATAATG ACAGCAGTAAAGAATTTGTCCCTGTAATGGAGGAAAAGACCTGGACAGATGCTCAGAAATACTGCAGACAGTATCACACAGATCTGGCCAGTGTGAAGAACCAGAGTGAGAATGATCAGATTCAGAACATCATAACTTCAACTAAACAAGCCTGGATTGGTCTGCACAGACTCTGGGTTTGGTCAGACAACAGCACCTCCACATTCACACACTGGAAACCTGGTGAACCCAATGAAAACAATAACAGACACAACATCTGCACATCGATTGATATCAAACATTACCCAAGACAATGGACAGATGAGAAGTGTTCAGAGGAATATCCCTTTGTGTGTTATGATG ATAAACTGGTTCTGATCCGAGAGAATAAGACGTGGACTGAAGCTCTGAGACACTGCAGAAACAATGACATGGACCTGGTGTCGGTGGATTCGGAGCAGATGCAGCAGCGGGTGAAGATGTCGATCACGAAAGCGAACGTTTCTGATCACGTGTGGCTGGGTCTGCGTCACTCCAGCGTACTGGGAATCTGGTTCTGGGTCAACGGTCAGACCGTGTGCTACGATCAGTGGGCTCCTGATTACAACAAAGATCTGAACAAATGCGATACGACGGTCAGAACCGGAGCCATTCGGACCAGCGATAATAAATGGATCAGTCGCCCTGAAACTGACACATACAACTTCATCTGCAGCAAGTGA